One genomic segment of Catalinimonas alkaloidigena includes these proteins:
- a CDS encoding DUF305 domain-containing protein encodes MQSEQKHGNNYTKFFAMIATAMVAMFFLMYTHSYQIIDHFWFSETRLFMTLIMTGSMIIIMLLFMLNMYQNRGANIATIGLGIVLIAGGIGLVRSQVTVTGIDYMEGMIPHHSIAILTSERAQIEDIRVRELADEIIEAQRREIMEMQWLINDIRENGVVETEEEEKNRPLPEFEGLLEEETRNLTE; translated from the coding sequence ATGCAAAGCGAACAGAAACACGGCAACAATTACACTAAATTTTTCGCAATGATTGCAACCGCTATGGTAGCAATGTTTTTTTTAATGTATACCCATTCTTATCAGATTATTGATCATTTCTGGTTCAGTGAAACGAGGCTTTTTATGACGCTGATCATGACTGGTTCCATGATCATCATAATGCTCCTGTTTATGCTGAATATGTATCAAAATCGAGGGGCAAACATAGCGACCATCGGATTGGGTATAGTATTGATTGCCGGTGGTATAGGTTTGGTAAGAAGCCAGGTCACTGTTACGGGTATTGACTACATGGAAGGCATGATTCCACATCATTCAATTGCTATTTTGACGAGTGAGCGTGCTCAAATTGAGGATATAAGGGTAAGGGAACTCGCTGATGAGATCATCGAAGCCCAGCGTAGGGAAATCATGGAAATGCAATGGTTGATCAATGACATCAGAGAAAATGGTGTGGTAGAAACAGAAGAGGAAGAGAAAAACAGGCCCTTGCCTGAGTTTGAAGGTTTGCTTGAAGAAGAAACACGAAACCTGACTGAATAG
- a CDS encoding DUF302 domain-containing protein produces MKYYHEKILKDASFEEAIQKVMDALKDEGFGILTEIDVKETLKKKLDEDFRPYKILGACNPPFAYKALLAEDKIGAMLPCNVIVQQVDDGVEVAAVDPVASMQAVDSPKLNDLAKEISIKLKAVIEKL; encoded by the coding sequence ATGAAATACTACCACGAAAAAATATTAAAAGACGCAAGCTTCGAGGAAGCTATTCAAAAAGTAATGGATGCCCTGAAAGATGAAGGCTTTGGTATCCTTACCGAAATTGATGTAAAAGAAACGCTTAAGAAAAAGCTGGATGAAGATTTTCGGCCTTACAAGATTCTGGGTGCCTGCAATCCGCCTTTTGCGTATAAAGCATTGTTAGCCGAAGATAAAATTGGCGCGATGCTGCCCTGCAATGTAATTGTACAGCAAGTTGATGATGGCGTTGAGGTCGCGGCAGTGGATCCGGTGGCCTCCATGCAGGCGGTTGACAGCCCAAAGTTGAACGACCTCGCCAAAGAAATTAGCATCAAACTCAAAGCCGTTATTGAGAAACTATAA
- a CDS encoding DUF302 domain-containing protein: MKNKDPLPQPDYKESKETSYCLSRRFSNLTFDETVANTRQALHDIGFEIISEMKMHEYFKQRLSKDINRYTLIGVCKAELAYELLQTENKLGVLLPCNIVIQDVKDGQLIEVSLIDAAVSWGLSKNTIVSQKAKEVKEKFKSILDKVEQSNTSI, translated from the coding sequence ATGAAGAATAAAGATCCACTTCCTCAGCCCGATTACAAAGAAAGTAAAGAGACCTCATACTGTTTGAGCAGGAGGTTCTCGAACTTAACTTTTGATGAAACAGTGGCAAATACCAGGCAAGCTTTACATGATATAGGCTTTGAGATAATCAGTGAAATGAAGATGCATGAGTACTTTAAGCAACGACTGAGCAAAGATATTAATCGTTATACCCTTATTGGTGTGTGCAAAGCAGAACTAGCTTATGAGTTGCTTCAGACAGAAAACAAGCTTGGGGTACTATTACCTTGCAATATTGTGATACAGGATGTAAAGGATGGGCAACTAATAGAGGTATCGCTAATTGATGCTGCTGTCTCCTGGGGACTTTCCAAAAATACAATAGTAAGCCAGAAAGCTAAAGAAGTAAAAGAAAAATTTAAATCCATATTGGATAAAGTTGAACAATCTAATACAAGCATATGA